From Erigeron canadensis isolate Cc75 chromosome 8, C_canadensis_v1, whole genome shotgun sequence, one genomic window encodes:
- the LOC122610303 gene encoding uncharacterized protein LOC122610303, which produces MLYGRKCRTPSCWLEPGKKQFVGPEIVQITANKVNIAKEALKVARDRQKTYADQKRRPMEFKVGDMVMLKVSPWKGIIRFGKRGKLSPRFIGPFKVLERVNQQAYKLDLPPELEISVIPLEDISIDPKKKMVDEPVEILGRKQKKLRRKVIDLVLIKWRHNKGESLTWETEAVMRDRYPHLFVAK; this is translated from the coding sequence ATGTTGTATGGGCGAAAATGTAGGACTCCTAGTTGTTGGTTAGAACCTGGTAAAAAGCAGTTTGTTGGGCCAGAAATCGTTCAGATAACTGCTAATAAAGTGAATATTGCTAAAGAAGCGCTTAAGGTGGCAAGAGATCGTCAAAAGACTTATGCAGATCAAAAGAGACGACCTATGGAGTTCAAGGTGGGTGATATGGTTATGTTGAAAGTGTCGCCTTGGAAGGGTATCATTCGTTTTGGTAAGCGTGGTAAGCTGAGTCCTCGTTTTATTGGACCATTTAAAGTCTTGGAGCGAGTCAATCAGCAAGCCTATAAATTGGATCTTCCTCCTGAGTTAGAGATAAGTGTAATTCCTTTGGAAGATATTAGCATTGATCCAAAGAAGAAGATGGTGGATGAACCGGTTGAGATTCTTGGCCGGAAACAAAAGAAGCTTCGTAGAAAGGTAATTGATCTTGTGTTGATTAAATGGAGGCATAATAAAGGTGAGAGCTTGACATGGGAGACTGAAGCAGTGATGAGGGATCGTTACCCGCATTTGTTTGTTGCTAAGTAG
- the LOC122610304 gene encoding uncharacterized protein LOC122610304: protein MNLDKSWTKITNKFDRRFINGALGFAKMGERYIDSQGNMHCPCKECVNARRHVPSVVATHIIHKGFDPTYDVWLYHGEHLPGYESDGSDSEFEQTESELDDDGERQLLDDAFPTGGESIAENIKEDAEQNQNPNVEKLFVDMEKPLYPECDEFSVLGFLLELMNVKISCKMTNVAMDMILDLFSRAFKEANFPKNHYQAKKYLRTLGLGYQSIHACKYDCALFWEENKDLENCPRCNTSRYEEKSNGKKKPVKVLRYFPITSRLKHLYASRHTSKDMLWHHQNRAKEEGVLRHPADGKAWKHFDTLFPYFANDPRNVRLGLASDGFNPFGAMSLSYSMWPVVIIPYNMPPWKSMVDASFMLTLLIPGRDSPGMNIDVFLRPLIDELKLLWDKGVETYDCELKKTFNMRAALLWTINDFLAYGYLSGWTTSGYKACPTCNNDACSIGIRDKIAYVGHRRFLPTSHSWRKSLDFNGKRETRDAPKPISGDDCLRQLERMNIHQHGKHPAHAGTKRKRNNEDPNWSKKSIFFELPYWPDLLIRHNIDVMHVEKNVCENVLGTLLDIDGKTKDTNKARMDLEDMNIRKELHLVKNNDRLLKPHASYVLTREERKHFCNLVKSVRFPDGFAGNFEKNVIADQGKIHGLKSHDCHILLQRIIPIAIRPFMTKQIRDALTELSRFFKKLTEATLYVTELEALQKEIVFILCKLERIFPPSFFTIMVHLCVHLPQEAILGGPVQSWWMYPIERYLGHLKRYVRNKAKPEGSIAEGYVVEEAMTFCSHYLRGVESKFYKRGKNEEKTYNDGKSFALDIFRLNGRGVGKKEVCVLPGDHLKKAMWFIYNNCEEIQPYLEEHLHSLQSQHPDLSDFSKMQQAIFPNWFAKRAYEVNSQDPSQINEELYAVSCLQDHRVSIYKGYIVNGVKYIVKSTDDCRRTQNCGVTVQGVHNDVEDDYYGYIDEVIELSFIKDCRVVIFKCT from the exons ATGAATTTGGACAAGAGCTGGACTAAAATCACTAATAAGTTTGATCGAAGGTTCATCAATGGAGCACTAGGTTTTGCAAAAATGGGTGAAAGATACATTGATAGTCAAGGCAATATGCATTGTCCATGTAAGGAGTGTGTAAATGCTAGAAGACATGTGCCTTCCGTTGTTGCTACTCATATAATTCATAAAGGTTTTGATCCAACATACGACGTATGGCTATATCACGGTGAGCATTTGCCTGGTTATGAATCAGACGGATCAGACAGTGAGTTTGAACAAACTGAAAGTGAATTAGATGATGACGGTGAAAGACAGTTACTTGATGATGCATTTCCAACAGGCGGTGAAAGCATAGCTGAAAACATTAAGGAAGATGCGGAACAAAACCAAAATCCAAATGTAGAAAAGTTATTTGTTGATATGGAGAAGCCTCTATACCCGGAATGTGATGAGTTTTCCGTATTGGGCTTCTTACTGGAGCTGATGAATGTAAAGATATCATGTAAAATGACTAATGTGGCAATGGATATGATTTTGGATTTATTTAGCCGAGCTTTCAAGGAGGCAAACTTTCCCAAAAATCATTATCAAGCCAAAAAGTATTTACGTACTCTTGGACTAGGATACCAATCTATCCATGCTTGTAAATATGATTGTGCattattttgggaagaaaataaagatttagAAAATTGTCCACGTTGCAACACTAGTCGTTATGAAGAAAAGAGTAATGGGAAGAAGAAACCAGTTAAAGTCTTGCGTTACTTTCCCATCACAAGTAGACTGAAGCATTTATATGCGTCAAGGCACACTTCTAAGGATATGTTGTGGCACCATCAGAACAGAGCTAAAGAGGAGGGGGTTCTTAGGCATCCGGCAGACGGAAAGGCATGGAAACACTTTGATACATTGTTTCCTTATTTTGCAAATGATCCTAGAAATGTTCGTTTGGGGCTTGCAAGTGATGGTTTCAATCCTTTCGGGGCAATGAGTCTTTCATATAGTATGTGGCCTGTTGTGATCATACCATACAATATGCCACCTTGGAAGTCTATGGTAGATGCTTCATTTATGCTGACATTGTTAATTCCAGGACGCGATTCACCGGGAATGAATATTGATGTATTTTTGCGTCCACTCATTGATGAGTTGAAACTTTTATGGGATAAGGGTGTTGAAACATATGATTGTGAGTTAAAAAAGACATTCAACATGCGTGCCGCACTTTTATGGACAATCAATGATTTTCTTGCATATGGTTATCTGTCTGGATGGACCACGAGTGGATACAAGGCATGTCCAACATGTAACAATGATGCTTGCAGTATAGGTATACGGGATAAAATAGCGTACGTGGGTCATAGGCGATTTCTTCCAACCAGTCACTCATGGAGGAAATCACTAGACTTTAATGGGAAGAGGGAGACTAGGGATGCACCTAAACCTATCAGCGGAGATGATTGCTTACGACAGTTGGAACGTATGAATATACATCAACATGGTAAACATCCTGCTCATGCAGGAACTAAAAGAAAACGGAACAACGAGGATCCAAATTGGTCAAAGAAAAGTATCTTCTTTGAACTCCCTTATTGGCCTGATTTGCTAATCCGTCACAACATTGATGTGATGCATGTTGAAAAGAATGTGTGTGAGAACGTGTTAGGAACCCTATTAGACATAGATGGAAAAACAAAAGACACAAACAAAGCTCGAATGGATTTGGAAGATATGAATATACGTAAAGAGCTTCACTTAGTAAAAAATAATGATCGCTTGCTTAAACCCCATGCTTCGTACGTTTTAACTCGAGAGGAGAGAAAACATTTTTGTAATCTAGTCAAGTCTGTGCGTTTTCCAGATGGATTTGCaggaaattttgaaaaaaatgtgATTGCTGATCAAGGAAAGATACATGGGCTTAAATCACATGATTGCCACATTTTACTACAACGCATAATTCCTATTGCAATTCGTCCTTTTATGACAAAACAGATTCGAGATGCATTAACAGAGTTGTCTCGGTTTTTTAAGAAACTTACTGAAGCGACATTGTATGTGACAGAGTTAGAAGCGTTGCAGAAAGAGATAGTTTTCATTTTATGCAAGCTTGAAAGAATATTTCCTCCATCTTTTTTTACAATCATGGTGCACTTGTGTGTGCATCTTCCTCAAGAGGCAATTTTAGGAGGCCCTGTGCAATCATGGTGGATGTATCCAATCGAAAGATACCTTGGCCATTTAAAGAGATATGTAAGGAATAAAGCTAAACCTGAAGGGTCGATAGCAGAAGGTTATGTTGTTGAAGAAGCTATGACATTTTGTTCGCATTATTTAAGAGGTGTTGAATCAAAGTTTTACAAACGTGGCAAGAatgaagaaaaaacatataacgACGGTAAAAGCTTTGCATTGGATATTTTTAGATTAAATGGCCGAGGTGTTGGGAAGAAAGAAGTTTGTGTCCTTCCGGGTGATCATTTGAAAAAAGCAATGTGGTTTATCTACAACAATTGTGAAGAAATTCAACCGTACTTGGA AGAACACTTACATTCATTACAAAGTCAACATCCTGATTTGTCAGATTTTTCCAAGATGCAACAAGCGATATTCCCGAATTGGTTTGCAAAACGG GCTTACGAGGTTAATTCTCAAGATCCATCCCAAATTAATGAGGAGTTATATGCGGTGTCTTGCCTTCAAGATCATCGAGTGTCAATTTACAAGGGATACATAGTGAATGGAGTAAAATATATAGTTAAGTCAACAGATGACTGCAGGCGAACACAAAATTGTGGAGTTACTGTCCAAGGAGTTCATAATGATGTTGAAGACGACTATTATGGATATATTGATGAGGTAATTGAATTGTCATTTATAAAAGATTGTCGTGTTGTAATATTCAAATGCACATAG
- the LOC122610302 gene encoding uncharacterized protein LOC122610302 produces the protein MVNTRSRNDGTGPGVTNPNNNVNEGPTPAELVDLLRSVNNELTRTRQELQEVRAERDLLLNQPERSVESYPRRNRQYEEPSPTRRSTGITPSVHSIRRRDDRVHNDGDDMDGGGVHKRHHDGGERRGEYKFKTFKDCGPAMFTGRTGPIASMRWIRQIEMTFEASNCPENKKVVFAAKILNKDALDWWDTHIQPQGSRYIASLTWESFVELFKKDLCTEWELQALESKFLGLKKGEKSITEYSRDFTKKLRFCKHLCPNDSSQVNRYDTGLPADYRPMIRMQPTLRKAVDLVKSIEHDMKYKERKDTSSGFKKKFDGASRSGSSKKRKGGSSRENDTKQAGNWCACCRSKHSGPCSISTLSCSKCTDMGHLAKDCTAEPRCHICKQTGHQRSDCPFLKTADKKNERPKTTTRAFNMTAELARADDEVVSGTFIINSSLANVLFDSGANRSFVSTLFAPKLGVVTRPLDNPIEVEIIDGRTSMVRDGFFDCSIEIEGCSFSIDFLPTTVAGFDIVVGMD, from the coding sequence ATGGTGAATACCAGAAGCAGGAATGATGGTACCGGACCGGGTGTTACTAACCCGAATAACAATGTGAATGAGGGTCCTACTCCAGCTGAGTTGGTTGATTTGCTACGTTCTGTTAATAATGAGTTGACCCGAACCAGACAAGAGTTGCAAGAAGTGAGGGCTGAAAGGGATCTTTTGTTGAATCAGCCTGAAAGATCGGTAGAGAGTTACCCTCGCCGAAACCGTCAGTATGAAGAGCCATCTCCTACTCGTAGGAGTACAGGTATTACTCCTTCGGTTCATTCTATTCGCCGAAGGGACGACAGGGTTCATAATGATGGGGATGATATGGATGGTGGTGGAGTTCACAAGAGACATCATGATGGCGGTGAGAGACGTGGGGAATACAAATTTAAGACTTTTAAGGATTGTGGGCCTGCTATGTTCACTGGTCGTACTGGTCCTATTGCTAGTATGAGGTGGATTCGGCAGATTGAGATGACATTCGAGGCAAGTAATTGCCCCGAGAATAAAAAGGTGGTATTTGCTGCAAAGATTCTTAATAAAGATGCACTTGATTGGTGGGATACTCATATTCAGCCACAAGGTTCCCGTTATATTGCTAGCTTGACTTGGGAATCATTTGTTGAGTTGTTCAAGAAAGATTTATGTACTGAGTGGGAGCTGCAAGCTTTGGAGTCTAAGTTTCTTGGTttgaaaaagggagaaaagTCCATTACTGAGTATTCTAGGGATTTCACAAAGAAGCTTCGTTTTTGTAAACACTTGTGTCCTAATGATTCTTCACAGGTGAACAGATATGATACAGGTCTTCCTGCTGATTACCGTCCTATGATAAGGATGCAACCGACTCTCCGAAAGGCGGTTGACTTGGTAAAATCTATTGAGCATGATATGAAGTATAAAGAGAGGAAAGACACTTCTTCTGGGTTTAAGAAGAAATTTGATGGTGCATCTAGATCAGGGTCTTCAAAGAAGCGTAAGGGTGGGTCTTCAAGGGAGAATGATACTAAGCAGGCAGGTAATTGGTGTGCTTGTTGTAGGTCCAAGCATAGTGGACCATGTTCTATCAGCACCTTGAGTTGTAGTAAGTGTACAGATATGGGGCATCTTGCTAAGGATTGCACAGCCGAGCCCCGTTGTCATATTTGTAAGCAGACAGGGCATCAGAGGTCAGATTGTCCGTTTTTGAAGACTGCAGATAAGAAGAATGAGCGACCGAAGACTACAACTCGTGCCTTCAACATGACTGCTGAACTTGCTCGAGCCGATGATGAGGTAGTTAGTGGTACCTTTATTATTAATTCTTCTCTTGCTAATGTGTTATTTGATTCCGGTGCAAATAGATCTTTTGTGTCTACTTTATTCGCTCCTAAGCTTGGTGTAGTAACTCGCCCGTTAGATAACCCGATTGAGGTAGAGATAATTGACGGTCGTACTTCTATGGTTCGTGATGGGTTCTTTGATTGTTCTATAGAGATAGAGGGTTGTTCTTTTTCTATTGACTTCTTGCCTACTACTGTTGCTGGCTTTGATATTGTTGTGGGTATGGATTGA